A section of the Oryzias latipes chromosome 10, ASM223467v1 genome encodes:
- the LOC101161901 gene encoding transcriptional activator protein Pur-alpha-like, translated as MADRDSGSDHGGPTAGPGSLPPSAMGAMSRLQHDTEELASKRIDIQNKRFYLDVKQNVKGRFLKIAEVGAGGNKSRLTLSMSVAVEFRDYLGDFIEHYAQLGPTNPDMVQDEPRRALKSEFLVRENRKYYMDLKENQRGRFLRIRQTVNRGPGLGSAQGQTIALPAQGLIEFRDALAKLIDDYGVDEEPAELPEGTSLTVDNKRFFFDVGSNKYGVFMRVSEVKPTYRNSITVPCKVWSKFGNTFSKYAEEMRKIQERSREKRASELLPEGPHGGDDADDD; from the coding sequence ATGGCGGACAGAGACAGTGGCAGTGACCACGGAGGGCCCACCGCAGGCCCCGGCTCGCTGCCTCCGAGTGCGATGGGCGCCATGTCCCGGCTGCAGCACGACACTGAGGAGCTCGCTTCCAAGCGCATTGACATCCAGAACAAGCGCTTCTACCTTGACGTGAAGCAGAACGTGAAAGGCCGCTTCCTAAAGATAGCCGAGGTCGGCGCTGGGGGAAACAAGAGCCGCCTCACTCTCTCCATGTCTGTGGCCGTGGAGTTCCGCGATTATCTCGGGGACTTTATCGAACATTACGCCCAGCTGGGCCCGACCAACCCGGACATGGTGCAGGACGAGCCCAGGCGGGCGCTGAAGAGCGAATTCCTGGTCCGGGAGAATCGGAAATATTACATGGATCTGAAAGAGAACCAGAGGGGGCGGTTCCTGAGGATCCGGCAGACCGTTAATCGTGGGCCAGGATTGGGAAGCGCGCAAGGCCAGACCATCGCTCTGCCGGCGCAGGGGCTCATCGAGTTCCGCGACGCGCTCGCCAAACTCATCGACGACTACGGCGTGGACGAGGAGCCGGCGGAGCTCCCGGAGGGCACCTCGCTCACGGTCGACAACAAGCGCTTCTTCTTCGACGTGGGCTCCAACAAGTACGGGGTCTTCATGCGGGTCAGTGAGGTAAAGCCCACGTACCGGAACTCCATCACGGTTCCCTGCAAAGTGTGGTCCAAATTCGGCAACACGTTCAGCAAATACGCGGAGGAGATGCGGAAGATCCAGGAGAGGAGTCGAGAGAAGCGGGCCTCCGAACTGCTACCTGAGGGCCCGCACGGCGGAGATGATGCGGACGACGACTGA